In one Streptomyces sp. R33 genomic region, the following are encoded:
- a CDS encoding tetratricopeptide repeat protein: MTGPHQVGVLPRQADCFQDRAIAQQLEHTVDGEGTVVLSQVLAGLGGVGKTQLAAHHARTQWQAGKLDLLVWVTAATRDAVVTGYAQAAVEVLGSDPADPELAARAFLAWLEPKPGTAHRWLVVLDDLADPADLRGLWPPASTHGRTLVTTRRRDAALTGHGRQLVPVGLFTEDEATSYLITALAAHDRNEPAAQLAGLADDLGCLPLALSQAAAYLLDVGLDCATYRHRLTDRAHTLTDALPDPSGLPDDQATTAAAAWSLSIDCADQLPPTGLARPMLQLVAMLDPNGIPATVLTSPPALNHLGRHRTAAPGQTQAGEVAPSDAAQALRALHRLSLIDHNPNRPHHTVRVHQLLQRAVRDSLSADQHGQLVRTAADALIAAWPQVERDTTLAQALRANTEALTLHAEDALHQPDAHPVLFRTGKSLGEAGQVTAALHHFQHLADTTQHHLGPDHPDTLATRHIAAYWRGESGDAIGAAAAFERLLPDRERVLGPDHPDTLNTRNTLAGWRGLAGDAVGAATAYESVLEQMLPVLGPDHPYILNARHNQAHFRGESGDAVGAAAAYEQLLPDRERVLGPDHPLTLGTQATLAHWRGKAGDPVGAATACESVLEQMLLVLGPHHPYTLATRAALAHWRGVTGDSVGAATACESVLEQMLLVLGPDHPYTLDTREVLAVLRGEAGDAVGAATAYEQLLPDMERVLGPDHPDTLRTRKALASWRVEGKSRSVDQSTD, from the coding sequence GTGACTGGGCCGCACCAGGTCGGCGTACTGCCCCGGCAAGCCGACTGCTTCCAGGACCGTGCCATCGCCCAGCAACTGGAGCACACGGTAGACGGCGAGGGCACCGTGGTGCTCAGCCAGGTATTGGCCGGCCTGGGTGGAGTCGGCAAGACCCAGCTCGCTGCCCACCACGCCCGCACCCAGTGGCAGGCCGGGAAGCTGGACCTGCTGGTATGGGTCACCGCCGCCACCCGCGACGCGGTCGTCACAGGTTACGCCCAGGCCGCGGTCGAGGTACTCGGCTCCGACCCCGCCGACCCGGAGCTCGCCGCACGCGCGTTCCTGGCCTGGCTGGAGCCCAAGCCCGGCACCGCGCACCGCTGGCTGGTCGTACTCGACGACCTCGCCGACCCAGCCGACCTCCGCGGCCTGTGGCCCCCCGCCAGCACGCACGGCCGTACCCTTGTCACCACCCGCCGCCGTGACGCCGCTCTCACCGGACACGGCCGTCAACTGGTACCGGTAGGCCTGTTCACCGAGGACGAGGCCACCTCCTACCTCATCACGGCCCTGGCCGCGCATGACCGCAACGAACCCGCCGCCCAGCTCGCCGGCCTCGCCGACGACCTCGGATGCCTGCCGCTCGCGCTGTCCCAGGCCGCCGCCTACCTCCTCGACGTCGGCCTGGACTGCGCCACCTACCGACACCGGCTGACCGACCGCGCGCACACCCTCACCGACGCGCTGCCCGACCCCTCTGGGCTGCCTGACGACCAGGCCACTACCGCCGCCGCCGCTTGGTCCCTGTCTATCGATTGCGCCGACCAACTCCCGCCGACGGGTCTGGCCCGCCCCATGCTGCAGCTCGTGGCGATGCTCGACCCCAACGGCATTCCCGCCACCGTTCTGACCAGCCCGCCAGCCCTCAACCACCTTGGCCGGCACCGTACTGCTGCCCCAGGACAGACACAGGCCGGAGAGGTCGCGCCCTCAGACGCCGCTCAGGCGCTGCGTGCGCTGCACCGCCTGAGCCTGATCGACCACAATCCCAACCGCCCACACCACACTGTCCGCGTCCACCAACTCCTCCAGCGCGCCGTCCGAGACAGCCTCTCCGCCGACCAGCACGGCCAACTCGTCCGGACGGCCGCCGACGCCCTGATCGCAGCCTGGCCCCAGGTGGAACGCGACACCACCCTTGCCCAAGCCCTTCGCGCCAACACCGAAGCGCTCACCCTCCACGCCGAAGACGCCCTGCACCAGCCCGACGCCCACCCCGTGCTCTTCCGCACCGGTAAGAGCCTCGGCGAGGCCGGCCAGGTCACGGCTGCCCTCCACCACTTCCAGCACCTGGCCGACACCACCCAGCACCACCTGGGACCCGATCACCCCGACACCCTCGCTACCCGCCACATTGCCGCCTACTGGCGGGGCGAGTCGGGGGATGCGATCGGCGCGGCCGCCGCATTCGAGCGGCTGCTCCCAGACAGGGAGCGGGTGCTGGGGCCCGACCACCCCGACACCCTGAACACCCGGAACACCCTCGCCGGCTGGCGGGGACTGGCAGGCGATGCGGTCGGCGCCGCCACCGCCTACGAATCAGTACTGGAACAGATGCTGCCGGTGCTGGGACCCGACCACCCCTACATCCTCAACGCCCGGCACAACCAGGCCCACTTCCGGGGCGAGTCGGGGGATGCGGTCGGCGCCGCCGCCGCCTATGAGCAGCTGCTGCCCGACAGGGAGCGGGTGCTGGGACCCGACCACCCCCTCACCCTCGGCACCCAGGCCACCCTTGCTCACTGGCGGGGCAAGGCGGGGGATCCGGTCGGCGCCGCCACCGCCTGCGAATCAGTGCTGGAACAGATGCTGCTGGTGCTGGGACCCCACCACCCCTACACCCTCGCCACCCGGGCCGCCCTTGCTCACTGGCGGGGCGTGACGGGGGATTCGGTCGGCGCCGCCACCGCCTGCGAATCAGTGCTGGAACAGATGCTGCTGGTGCTGGGACCCGACCACCCCTACACCCTCGACACCCGGGAGGTCCTCGCGGTCCTCCGGGGGGAGGCGGGGGATGCGGTCGGCGCCGCCACCGCCTATGAGCAGCTGCTGCCCGACATGGAACGGGTGTTGGGTCCCGACCACCCCGACACCCTCCGCACCCGGAAGGCCCTGGCCAGTTGGCGAGTAGAAGGCAAAAGCAGAAGTGTTGATCAATCGACCGATTGA
- a CDS encoding recombinase family protein, with the protein MQQPPDDDTADLLAPVPAIRTGDLVGYARVSTKRQLLDRQICALTDAGCSRIFSDKKSGKNAEREELWKALDYLRPGDTLVVPSLDRLGRSIQDLIAIVSGLRKRGVGFTSLHEALDTTTPGGRLVFHVFAALAEFIRELIVQGTNEGLDAARARGARLGRPPAVTPEQVRHARDLLTRPENTVTSIAKLLGVSRNTIYNYVPELKGGRQALAEATTTAELPRPTKPKE; encoded by the coding sequence GTGCAGCAGCCTCCGGACGACGACACCGCCGATCTCCTCGCCCCCGTTCCGGCCATACGCACCGGTGACCTTGTGGGATACGCACGTGTGTCCACCAAGAGGCAACTGCTCGACCGGCAGATCTGCGCGCTCACCGATGCCGGATGCAGCCGGATCTTCTCGGACAAGAAGTCCGGCAAGAACGCCGAGCGCGAAGAACTCTGGAAGGCCCTCGACTACCTGCGGCCCGGCGACACCCTCGTCGTCCCGTCGCTCGACCGGCTCGGCCGCTCCATCCAAGACCTCATCGCCATCGTGTCCGGCCTGCGCAAGCGCGGCGTCGGCTTCACCTCGCTGCACGAGGCACTCGACACCACCACGCCCGGCGGGCGCTTGGTCTTCCACGTCTTCGCCGCCCTCGCGGAGTTCATCCGCGAACTCATCGTGCAGGGCACCAACGAGGGCCTGGACGCCGCCCGCGCCCGCGGCGCCCGCCTCGGCCGCCCGCCGGCCGTGACGCCGGAGCAAGTACGTCACGCCCGCGACCTGCTCACCCGCCCCGAGAACACCGTGACCTCGATCGCGAAGCTGCTCGGCGTCTCCCGCAACACCATCTACAACTACGTGCCCGAGCTGAAGGGCGGCCGCCAGGCGCTCGCCGAGGCGACCACCACGGCCGAGCTGCCGCGGCCGACCAAACCCAAGGAGTGA
- a CDS encoding ISL3 family transposase, with amino-acid sequence MSPHLGAVRVERVWVDGGVVRVAACTRESTVVCPDCGRGSARLHSRYCRTLADVAVGGRPVLIELSVRRLFCDSPGCGRRTFAEQVEGLTGRYRRRSPLLQHLVEMAGVLLAGRGGARLLQILKVPMSRTSVLFHLMRLPLPQAATPRVLGVDDFALYADVYGTLLVDAGTRLPIELWEGREAEQLAAWLRTHPGVEVVCRDGSLVYRQGITEGAPEAVQVSDRFHLWQGLSKRVGDIAAAHRGCLPAAVPEPEAAPSQAEPVRPSDEADTPARRHAKRLFEAVHAVTGTGRSLNAIARELGLNRRTVSKYARAATWQECVRNTRPRRPTKLDPYLEHLQQRWEEGEHNATVLHQELLAKGYRGHYQRIKMAVAPLRRGLPIDTPRERPPSPRKVARWITTTPSRRSLHASEGLRRLFEHCPELDRTHDLVRQFAAMLDTRDAAPLPAWLEHLTQSRLPPLASLASAIREDQPAVVQGITTPFSSGVNEGRITDLKLQKRIMAGRAGVPLLRHRVIHMAILRRNYQ; translated from the coding sequence GTGTCTCCGCACCTCGGTGCGGTGCGGGTGGAGCGGGTGTGGGTGGATGGCGGCGTGGTCCGCGTTGCGGCCTGCACGCGCGAATCGACGGTGGTCTGTCCGGACTGCGGCCGCGGTTCCGCGCGGTTGCACAGCCGCTACTGCCGCACGCTGGCCGATGTGGCTGTCGGTGGGCGTCCGGTGCTGATCGAACTTTCCGTGCGGCGGTTGTTCTGTGACAGCCCGGGCTGCGGCCGGCGGACGTTCGCCGAGCAGGTCGAGGGGCTGACCGGGCGCTACCGGCGCCGGAGCCCTCTGCTGCAGCATCTGGTGGAGATGGCCGGCGTGCTGCTCGCCGGTCGCGGCGGCGCCCGATTGCTGCAGATCCTGAAGGTGCCGATGTCGCGGACCAGCGTGCTGTTCCACCTGATGCGTCTACCTCTTCCGCAGGCTGCGACGCCGCGGGTCCTGGGCGTGGACGACTTCGCGCTGTATGCGGACGTCTACGGCACCCTGCTGGTGGATGCGGGGACCCGGTTGCCGATCGAGCTGTGGGAGGGACGCGAGGCGGAGCAACTGGCCGCCTGGCTGCGGACGCACCCCGGTGTTGAGGTCGTCTGCCGGGACGGTTCGCTGGTCTACCGACAGGGCATCACCGAGGGCGCTCCGGAGGCGGTGCAGGTCAGCGACCGCTTTCACCTGTGGCAGGGGCTGTCGAAGCGGGTCGGGGACATCGCCGCCGCCCACCGCGGCTGTCTTCCGGCTGCGGTGCCCGAGCCCGAAGCAGCGCCGTCACAGGCCGAGCCTGTGAGACCGTCCGACGAGGCCGATACCCCGGCCCGACGCCATGCGAAGCGACTGTTCGAGGCCGTGCACGCGGTGACCGGCACCGGCCGATCGCTCAACGCCATAGCCCGCGAGCTGGGCTTGAACCGCCGCACCGTGAGCAAGTACGCCCGAGCAGCCACCTGGCAGGAATGCGTACGAAACACCCGGCCCCGCCGACCCACCAAACTCGACCCCTACCTGGAGCACCTGCAACAACGCTGGGAAGAAGGCGAGCACAACGCCACGGTTCTGCACCAAGAACTCCTCGCCAAGGGCTACCGCGGCCACTACCAGCGGATCAAGATGGCCGTCGCACCGCTGCGTCGAGGCCTGCCGATCGACACGCCGCGCGAGCGACCCCCATCGCCCCGCAAAGTCGCCCGATGGATCACCACCACACCCTCCCGACGCAGCCTGCATGCCTCCGAGGGACTCCGCCGGCTGTTCGAGCACTGCCCGGAACTGGACCGCACCCACGATCTGGTGCGCCAGTTCGCCGCCATGCTCGACACCCGCGACGCCGCCCCGCTACCGGCTTGGCTCGAACACCTCACACAATCACGCCTCCCGCCCCTGGCCAGCCTGGCCAGCGCCATCCGGGAGGACCAGCCCGCCGTCGTGCAGGGCATCACCACCCCGTTCAGCTCCGGCGTCAACGAAGGCCGCATCACCGACCTCAAGCTTCAGAAACGGATCATGGCCGGCCGCGCCGGAGTCCCACTGCTCCGCCACCGCGTCATCCACATGGCCATACTCCGACGCAACTACCAGTAA
- a CDS encoding HNH endonuclease family protein has product MKNLLLRGLPALALAALPLLATAAPASADGPASAVTRPAKSDTTSLFEGIDRIPAAAESRDGYVRTAFKHWNAGAIADDGCNTRAEVLLQEAVDYPEIAPGCKLTGGRWFSPYDDTWVTAATGLDVDHLVPLAESWDSGASAWTAKRREAYANDLATPTSLIAVTAKSNRAKADKDPAEWLPPTTTYHCTYVTGWVETKLRWSLTADDREREALLGLAEDCPGATVTYETVPFDTAK; this is encoded by the coding sequence ATCAAGAACCTGCTGCTGCGCGGCCTGCCCGCGCTCGCCCTCGCCGCCCTGCCCCTGCTCGCCACCGCCGCTCCGGCCTCCGCCGACGGCCCGGCCTCGGCCGTCACCCGGCCCGCCAAGTCGGACACGACGTCCCTGTTCGAGGGCATCGACCGCATCCCCGCGGCCGCCGAGTCCCGCGACGGCTACGTCCGCACCGCCTTCAAGCACTGGAACGCCGGCGCCATCGCCGACGACGGCTGCAACACCCGAGCCGAAGTTCTCCTCCAGGAAGCCGTCGACTATCCCGAGATCGCCCCGGGCTGCAAGCTCACCGGCGGACGCTGGTTCTCCCCGTACGACGACACCTGGGTCACCGCAGCCACCGGCCTGGACGTGGACCATCTCGTCCCGCTTGCCGAGAGCTGGGACTCCGGAGCCTCGGCCTGGACCGCCAAGCGCCGCGAGGCCTACGCCAACGACCTCGCCACCCCGACCTCGCTGATCGCAGTCACCGCGAAGTCCAACCGCGCCAAGGCCGACAAGGACCCGGCCGAGTGGCTGCCGCCGACCACCACCTACCACTGCACCTACGTCACTGGCTGGGTCGAGACCAAGCTCCGCTGGTCCCTGACCGCCGACGACCGCGAGCGCGAGGCGCTCCTGGGCCTCGCCGAAGACTGCCCCGGCGCCACCGTCACCTACGAGACCGTCCCCTTCGACACCGCGAAGTAG
- a CDS encoding IS110 family transposase, with product MPELWAGTDAGKAAHHCTVIDTDGTKVLSRRVPNNEPELLELIGDVLALAEDSPVTWAVDLNAGGGALLIALLTGHGQRLLYIPGRTVHHASRGYRGDGKTDAKDAYVIADQARMRRDLQPLQEWDETAVDLKILTARRYDLAADRTRAINRMRAQLLEYFPALERAFDYAASKAALVLLTGYQTPAGLRRLGPSRLATWLKNRKVRGAQAMADAAVAAAQAQHTAVTGESTAAAVVNALARTVLALDDEIADIDAQIAVRFREHRHAEVILSMPGMGPLLGAEFIACTGGDMDAFGSAGRLAGVAGLAPVPRDSGRISGNMRRPHRYHRRLLRVFYLSAQIAARFCPTSKTFYDRKRAEGKSHKQAVLALARRRLDVLWALIRDQQVDHQFAGGRGEELL from the coding sequence GTGCCCGAGCTCTGGGCGGGGACGGATGCCGGCAAGGCCGCGCATCACTGCACGGTGATCGACACGGACGGGACGAAGGTGCTCTCGCGCCGGGTGCCCAATAACGAGCCCGAGCTCTTGGAGCTGATAGGCGATGTCCTCGCACTGGCCGAGGACAGCCCGGTGACCTGGGCCGTCGACTTGAACGCTGGCGGGGGCGCTCTGCTGATCGCTCTCCTGACCGGCCATGGTCAGCGACTGCTCTACATTCCTGGCCGGACCGTCCATCACGCTTCCCGTGGCTACCGCGGGGACGGCAAAACTGACGCGAAGGATGCCTACGTCATCGCTGACCAGGCACGGATGCGCCGGGACCTGCAGCCGCTGCAGGAGTGGGACGAGACCGCGGTGGACCTGAAGATCCTCACCGCCCGCCGCTACGACCTCGCCGCCGACCGCACCCGTGCCATCAACCGGATGCGAGCACAGCTCCTGGAGTACTTCCCCGCTCTCGAGCGGGCCTTCGACTATGCCGCCTCCAAGGCGGCACTTGTCCTACTGACCGGCTACCAGACGCCGGCTGGCCTGCGCCGGCTCGGCCCCAGTCGGCTCGCGACCTGGCTGAAGAACCGCAAAGTCCGTGGCGCCCAGGCCATGGCCGATGCGGCCGTCGCCGCGGCCCAGGCCCAGCACACCGCCGTGACCGGGGAGAGCACTGCCGCGGCCGTGGTCAACGCCCTGGCCAGGACCGTGCTCGCTCTGGACGACGAGATCGCTGACATCGACGCGCAGATCGCGGTTCGTTTCCGAGAGCACCGCCACGCGGAAGTCATCCTCAGCATGCCCGGGATGGGCCCTTTGCTGGGGGCGGAGTTCATCGCCTGCACCGGCGGCGACATGGACGCCTTCGGCAGCGCGGGCCGGCTTGCCGGCGTCGCCGGTCTCGCACCGGTCCCGCGGGACTCCGGTCGCATCAGCGGCAACATGCGCCGACCACACCGCTACCACCGCCGGCTCCTGCGGGTCTTCTACCTCTCCGCCCAGATCGCTGCCCGCTTCTGCCCCACGTCCAAGACCTTCTACGACCGCAAGCGAGCCGAAGGCAAGAGCCACAAACAAGCAGTCCTTGCCCTCGCTCGCCGCCGCCTCGACGTTCTGTGGGCCCTCATCCGCGACCAACAAGTTGATCACCAGTTCGCTGGAGGCCGTGGGGAGGAGCTGCTGTGA
- a CDS encoding winged helix-turn-helix domain-containing protein codes for MGRITRGEGDVVLRVHFTVEDLAQVQVTVLGPLAETQLSLQTVQRRDREALFGGWRARTGPQIGADGRETARFLSSSAGGLVDLFTLVGAVGCMDEGIERLISASDRRLRAEFSVLPRASTRRAPWLAEAMDGDPRTVRRMAVALQGWSRVAVDPYWGRIDQHLVGEVARRGRLMVQGGAGALLDSLCPMAVWQPPVLEIPGYRPLIHPEADFHLGGRPFILAPSVFCEPVPQLFASPQAETVVMVYPALNNPVHAAALWASPTDMRQVDAPVPPTLSALLGRTRAIVLCVIADHPACTTTQLAQLAGISPASASEHATTLRSAGLTALTRQRKVALHTLTHLGLTLLNTNGSVACGLAAPARVYAHPGVPFLR; via the coding sequence ATGGGAAGGATCACCAGGGGAGAGGGGGATGTCGTGCTACGGGTTCACTTCACTGTCGAGGACCTGGCGCAGGTGCAGGTCACGGTGCTGGGGCCGCTGGCAGAGACGCAGCTGAGCCTGCAGACTGTGCAGCGGCGTGACCGTGAGGCGCTGTTCGGTGGTTGGCGTGCGCGTACCGGTCCGCAGATCGGCGCCGATGGGAGGGAAACGGCGCGGTTTCTCAGCTCTTCTGCTGGGGGCCTGGTCGATCTGTTCACTCTCGTGGGCGCGGTGGGCTGTATGGACGAGGGGATAGAGCGGCTGATCAGTGCGTCGGACCGGCGGCTGCGCGCGGAGTTCTCCGTACTTCCGCGCGCGAGTACGCGGCGGGCACCGTGGCTGGCCGAAGCGATGGATGGCGACCCGCGGACGGTGCGAAGGATGGCCGTCGCGTTACAGGGCTGGAGCCGGGTGGCGGTTGACCCGTACTGGGGGCGTATCGACCAGCACCTGGTGGGGGAGGTGGCCCGGCGTGGGCGGCTCATGGTGCAGGGCGGGGCAGGGGCACTGCTGGACAGTCTGTGCCCGATGGCCGTGTGGCAGCCCCCCGTGCTCGAGATTCCGGGCTATCGGCCCCTGATCCACCCGGAGGCCGACTTCCACTTGGGGGGCCGTCCGTTCATTCTGGCCCCGTCGGTGTTCTGCGAGCCGGTTCCACAGCTGTTCGCCAGCCCCCAGGCCGAGACGGTCGTCATGGTGTATCCGGCTCTGAACAACCCGGTCCACGCGGCTGCCCTTTGGGCTTCCCCCACGGATATGCGCCAGGTCGATGCCCCGGTACCGCCAACTCTATCCGCACTCCTCGGCCGTACCAGGGCAATCGTGCTGTGCGTGATAGCCGACCATCCTGCGTGCACTACTACGCAGCTCGCGCAGCTGGCGGGCATATCACCGGCCAGCGCCAGCGAGCACGCCACCACCCTGCGCAGCGCCGGGCTGACCGCTTTGACCCGGCAGCGGAAGGTCGCCCTGCACACGCTGACCCATCTCGGCCTCACCCTGCTAAACACCAACGGTTCCGTAGCATGCGGGCTAGCCGCACCCGCAAGGGTCTATGCGCACCCTGGAGTGCCGTTTCTTCGGTGA
- a CDS encoding TniQ family protein produces the protein MNRTTVTPLPRSLDPLPGESLTGFLLRLSYRLAVPPADLMRRTGLSQGSTYVSPVLSTGLTATMIEDFSVATRLSRAEVEALTLRPLARHFPPVRQALQRAMKLHWLFGKVNRYCPRCLAGDDSLIQQRYGGTWHALWRLPDVFLCIEHRCFLEHLCPACGQPITGNKNRRLISRSAAVGLHPAQCRASVASTSGQWSRGQFIAICGAQLDRFTPRDAPSQQHIDLQARILAKLDPHYPAEQSARYFTELHLLSSLVIATWPAGSLKAPDPTTMTTDRVLAERRSGEEESPAAFTSNAPPVEARACAAILLNADSIHSAPDRSTAISPLMPTYESGGRRAQRYNTWEFSFKAARQECSPEFQRAAVTTHRPERPQTPSPPSGFPPSPCSRLLAGRMDCPLLHRLPRRRP, from the coding sequence ATGAACCGCACCACGGTCACCCCCTTGCCGCGGAGCCTGGACCCTCTGCCCGGCGAGTCCCTCACTGGGTTCCTGCTCAGGCTGAGCTACCGCCTCGCAGTGCCCCCGGCCGATCTGATGCGCCGGACAGGACTGAGCCAAGGGTCCACCTACGTCAGCCCCGTCCTTTCCACCGGACTGACAGCGACAATGATCGAAGATTTCTCCGTGGCAACGCGGCTCTCCCGGGCAGAAGTCGAAGCTCTCACGCTCCGGCCCCTTGCCCGTCACTTCCCTCCGGTCCGGCAAGCACTCCAAAGAGCAATGAAACTGCATTGGCTTTTCGGGAAGGTCAACCGGTACTGCCCGCGCTGCCTCGCAGGCGACGACTCCCTCATCCAGCAACGATACGGAGGGACTTGGCATGCGCTCTGGCGGCTGCCTGACGTATTCCTCTGCATCGAGCACCGCTGCTTCCTGGAACACCTCTGCCCTGCATGCGGTCAGCCCATCACTGGAAACAAGAACCGACGCCTGATCTCTCGCAGTGCCGCAGTCGGGCTGCACCCCGCTCAGTGCCGGGCCTCTGTGGCATCCACTTCGGGGCAATGGTCTCGCGGGCAATTCATCGCGATCTGCGGCGCCCAGCTTGATCGGTTCACACCACGAGATGCACCCAGCCAGCAGCACATCGATCTGCAGGCTCGGATTCTCGCGAAACTCGATCCTCACTACCCGGCGGAGCAGTCGGCGAGGTACTTCACGGAGCTGCATCTGCTCAGCTCGCTCGTCATCGCGACATGGCCGGCAGGCAGCCTCAAGGCCCCGGACCCGACGACCATGACCACCGACCGGGTCCTGGCCGAACGTCGCAGCGGAGAAGAAGAAAGCCCTGCCGCTTTCACCTCAAATGCCCCTCCCGTCGAGGCGCGGGCTTGCGCCGCGATCCTCCTGAACGCAGACAGCATTCACAGTGCTCCCGACAGGTCCACCGCGATCTCCCCGCTCATGCCGACCTACGAATCAGGCGGTCGCAGGGCGCAGCGTTACAATACCTGGGAATTCTCCTTCAAGGCTGCCCGGCAGGAGTGCTCGCCTGAATTTCAGCGAGCGGCAGTAACAACACACAGGCCAGAAAGGCCGCAGACGCCCTCACCCCCAAGCGGATTTCCGCCCTCACCATGTTCCCGCCTTCTTGCTGGACGAATGGACTGTCCGCTACTTCACCGGCTTCCCAGGCGTCGCCCCTGA